One stretch of Streptomyces sp. 135 DNA includes these proteins:
- a CDS encoding cytochrome P450, giving the protein MPKPLKEPDQTPLVRTVVPGTSDRAWIANGYDEVRAILSDDRFSTMPPAQTPEASRRLIQPGNLLQYDPPEHTRLRRMLTGEFTLRRVRALEPLVEGVVKDRLDAMAGAGQPVDLVGHFVWPTTSLIGCALLGIPRDDQAELVRHLDTNRLDNPDREQRDMAGTAYLTYLDKLMRHKRRKPGDDLLGRLIRDHGKDLTDAELTGTAATLLASFIPITGGTLGLGLVGLLENPDQLALLIERPELIDHAVEEVIRSVTIIPHASPRTATQDVTIGEHVIKTGEFVACSLLEANGTRPPGEPQDTLDITRDNSHHMAFGHGLHYCMGASLARMELRIAISRLLHRFPKVRLAVPRDELRFTARSVETLPVSW; this is encoded by the coding sequence ATGCCCAAGCCGTTGAAGGAGCCCGACCAAACGCCTCTCGTCCGGACCGTCGTGCCCGGGACCTCGGACCGTGCCTGGATCGCCAACGGCTACGACGAGGTGCGGGCGATCCTCAGTGACGACAGGTTCAGCACCATGCCGCCCGCGCAGACCCCCGAGGCGTCCCGTCGGCTGATCCAGCCCGGCAACCTCCTCCAGTACGACCCGCCCGAGCACACCCGGCTGCGGAGGATGCTCACCGGGGAGTTCACGCTCCGGCGGGTCCGTGCCCTCGAACCCCTCGTCGAGGGCGTCGTGAAGGACCGCCTGGACGCCATGGCAGGCGCCGGGCAACCGGTCGACCTCGTAGGGCACTTCGTCTGGCCGACCACCAGCCTGATCGGCTGCGCCCTGCTCGGCATCCCGCGCGACGACCAGGCGGAGCTGGTCCGGCACCTCGATACCAACCGGCTGGACAACCCCGACCGGGAGCAGCGGGACATGGCGGGCACCGCATACCTCACCTACCTGGACAAACTCATGCGGCACAAGCGCCGCAAGCCCGGCGACGACCTGCTCGGCCGGCTGATCCGCGACCACGGGAAGGACCTCACGGACGCCGAACTCACCGGCACCGCCGCGACCCTCCTGGCCTCCTTCATCCCGATCACCGGCGGCACCCTGGGCCTCGGCCTCGTCGGGCTCCTGGAGAACCCGGACCAGCTGGCCCTGCTCATCGAACGCCCCGAGCTGATCGACCACGCGGTGGAGGAAGTGATCCGCAGCGTGACGATCATCCCGCACGCTTCGCCCCGTACCGCCACGCAGGACGTGACCATCGGGGAGCACGTGATCAAGACCGGGGAGTTCGTTGCCTGTTCACTGCTGGAGGCCAACGGAACACGGCCGCCCGGAGAGCCGCAGGACACCCTCGACATCACCCGGGACAACAGCCACCACATGGCCTTCGGACACGGCCTCCACTACTGCATGGGCGCGTCACTGGCTCGCATGGAGCTGCGCATCGCCATCTCACGGCTGCTGCACCGTTTCCCCAAGGTGCGGCTCGCCGTGCCGCGCGACGAACTCCGCTTCACGGCACGGTCCGTGGAGACACTCCCGGTGTCCTGGTAG
- a CDS encoding cytochrome P450, producing MPHEPTPVPLHTRRTRFDPAAELRRLADGGPVTRVSLAPGTGDRPLWLVTGYDEVRQVLGDHVRFSTSRFGARPAAGGRAAPRPDDGIGLLMDYDPPEHTRLRKMLTPEFTLRRMRRLQPRIEAIVAERLDAVERAGQPADLVELFASAIPGPVLCELIGVERDDRDDFLRRCHAHLETGRERGERAAAGTAFTRYLAAMVARRRKNPDESFIGMLVRDHGDEFTDKELRGICVLLMLAGLDNISGMLGLGALALLENPGQLALVRDDPGALDRGIEELLRYLSVPHAPTPRVALEDMTLGGKRIRAGDTLVCSIPLANRDPALTDGPDRLDVTREPVPHVAFGHGIHHCLGAALARMELRIGYRELLRRFPGLRLAIPAEDVEFRVLSTAYGVERLPVTW from the coding sequence ATGCCGCACGAGCCGACACCCGTCCCCCTGCACACCCGCCGCACCCGCTTCGACCCGGCCGCCGAACTGCGCCGGCTGGCGGACGGCGGCCCCGTCACCAGGGTCAGCCTGGCGCCCGGCACCGGCGACCGGCCCCTGTGGCTGGTCACCGGCTACGACGAGGTGCGCCAAGTCCTCGGCGACCACGTGCGGTTCTCCACCAGCCGCTTCGGCGCCCGGCCGGCGGCGGGAGGCAGAGCCGCCCCGCGCCCCGACGACGGCATCGGGCTGCTCATGGACTACGACCCGCCCGAGCACACCCGGCTGCGGAAGATGCTCACGCCCGAGTTCACGCTCCGGCGGATGCGCAGACTCCAACCCCGCATCGAGGCCATCGTCGCCGAGCGGCTGGACGCAGTGGAGCGCGCCGGCCAACCGGCCGACCTCGTCGAGCTGTTCGCGTCCGCCATTCCCGGCCCGGTGCTGTGCGAGCTGATCGGGGTGGAGCGCGACGACCGCGACGACTTCCTGCGCCGCTGCCACGCCCACCTGGAGACCGGCAGGGAGCGAGGGGAGCGGGCAGCCGCGGGCACGGCGTTCACCCGCTACCTCGCCGCCATGGTGGCCCGCCGGCGCAAGAACCCCGACGAGAGCTTCATCGGCATGCTCGTGCGCGACCACGGCGACGAGTTCACCGACAAGGAACTGCGCGGCATCTGCGTCCTGTTGATGCTCGCGGGCCTCGACAACATCTCCGGAATGCTGGGCCTCGGGGCGCTGGCCCTCCTGGAGAACCCGGGCCAACTCGCCCTCGTACGCGACGACCCCGGGGCCCTCGACCGGGGCATCGAGGAACTGCTGCGCTACCTGTCCGTGCCGCACGCCCCCACTCCCCGCGTCGCGCTGGAGGACATGACGCTCGGTGGCAAGCGGATCAGGGCGGGCGACACCCTCGTCTGCTCGATCCCGCTGGCCAACCGCGACCCGGCGCTCACCGACGGGCCCGACCGGCTCGACGTCACCCGTGAGCCCGTGCCCCACGTCGCCTTCGGCCACGGCATCCACCACTGCCTGGGCGCCGCCCTCGCCCGCATGGAACTGCGCATCGGCTACCGGGAGTTGCTGCGCCGCTTCCCTGGACTGCGCCTCGCGATACCGGCCGAGGACGTCGAGTTCAGGGTCCTGTCGACCGCCTACGGAGTCGAGCGGCTGCCGGTGACCTGGTGA
- a CDS encoding ferredoxin has translation MEIRVDRDRCAGSSLCVSYLPEVFDQSEDDGKVLLKVPLPAADAERAVRGAAGRCPTGAITLHARDAQDA, from the coding sequence ATGGAGATTCGGGTGGACCGTGACCGGTGCGCCGGTTCCAGTCTGTGCGTGAGCTACCTGCCCGAGGTGTTCGACCAGTCGGAGGACGACGGCAAGGTGCTGCTCAAGGTGCCGCTGCCCGCCGCCGACGCGGAGCGGGCGGTGCGCGGCGCCGCGGGGAGGTGCCCGACCGGCGCGATCACCCTGCACGCGCGGGACGCGCAGGACGCGTAG
- a CDS encoding cytochrome P450 encodes MSKRLKTAAHTRRNGIEPMPELADISARTPLVRVDAQGAFAGWHWLATGFDEVRAILSDDHRFSMIPPPTQMHGAAGRVEIGNLLRYDPPEHTRLRKMLVPEFTVRRIRRLEPFVTEIVDDCLDALELAGPPADLMPTFALPIPGLVGCALLGVPRDDAADLARHFVSTSAAATDHRTDPRERERMRAAISLVTRTQAPRRTDHRSSPHRTSDWHLPRTCWPWRPAPTTVEELLRYVSSVPNSIPRYALKDVRVGDQVIRTGEVVMCSLLAVNRAQLPGVPHDTLDITRDSSGHMAFGHGIHHCLGASLSRLELRIALPALLRRFPGLRLTVPAEQLRYRTWTPNYGVDVLPVVW; translated from the coding sequence ATGTCGAAGCGACTGAAAACCGCCGCGCACACGCGCCGCAACGGCATAGAACCCATGCCCGAACTGGCGGACATCAGCGCGCGGACACCGCTCGTCCGGGTCGACGCCCAGGGGGCGTTCGCGGGCTGGCACTGGCTCGCCACCGGCTTCGACGAGGTGCGGGCGATCCTCAGCGACGACCACAGGTTCAGCATGATTCCGCCGCCCACGCAGATGCACGGTGCCGCGGGGCGCGTCGAGATCGGCAACCTCCTGCGGTACGACCCGCCCGAGCACACCCGGCTGCGGAAGATGCTGGTGCCCGAGTTCACCGTCCGGCGCATCCGCCGCCTCGAACCCTTCGTGACGGAGATCGTGGACGACTGCCTGGACGCGCTGGAACTCGCCGGGCCGCCCGCCGACCTCATGCCCACCTTCGCCCTGCCCATCCCCGGCCTGGTCGGCTGCGCCCTGCTCGGCGTGCCCCGCGACGACGCGGCCGACCTGGCACGCCACTTCGTCTCCACCTCAGCCGCCGCCACCGACCACCGCACCGATCCCCGTGAGCGGGAGCGGATGCGGGCGGCGATATCGCTCGTGACACGCACACAAGCGCCGCGACGCACGGACCACCGCTCGTCGCCGCATCGGACGTCAGACTGGCATCTTCCTCGGACATGCTGGCCCTGGAGGCCGGCTCCGACCACGGTGGAGGAACTGCTCCGCTACGTCTCGTCCGTCCCGAACTCCATTCCCCGCTACGCCCTCAAGGACGTACGCGTGGGCGATCAGGTGATCAGGACGGGCGAGGTGGTGATGTGCTCCCTGCTCGCGGTCAACCGCGCCCAGCTGCCCGGCGTGCCGCACGACACCCTCGACATCACCCGTGACAGCAGCGGCCACATGGCCTTCGGGCACGGCATCCACCACTGCCTCGGCGCGTCGCTGTCCAGGCTGGAGCTGCGGATCGCGCTGCCGGCCCTGCTGCGCAGGTTCCCCGGCCTGCGGCTCACCGTGCCGGCCGAGCAGCTCCGGTACCGGACCTGGACGCCCAATTACGGAGTCGACGTACTGCCGGTGGTCTGGTGA